A window of the Pirellulales bacterium genome harbors these coding sequences:
- the hflX gene encoding GTPase HflX, with protein MKRTESIASEAAILVGVLLADRADYEHPLDELEGLAETAGARVVGRLTQRRDAPDVTTYLGKGKLAELEQLAGSTDADVVLFDNDLSPAQIRNLEEALGIKVVDRTELILDIFAGRAKTYESRLAVEMAQLQYSLPRLKRMWTHLSRIKMGIGMRGPGEKQLEVDRRLVEKRIHDLGSELKGIQRRKEREVAARRDRMTVSLVGYTNAGKSTLLNTLTGSDVLAEDKLFATLDTRTRRWQLPGWGPVLLSDTVGFIRDLPHHLIASFKATLEEARQANLLLHVADASNPAAGDQIAAVYDVLEELGIEAKDTILVLNKVDAAEPRNL; from the coding sequence ATGAAACGGACGGAGAGCATCGCCAGTGAAGCGGCGATCCTCGTCGGCGTTCTTTTGGCTGACCGCGCGGACTACGAGCATCCGCTCGACGAATTGGAAGGGCTGGCCGAGACCGCCGGGGCGCGGGTCGTCGGGCGGCTCACGCAGCGGCGCGACGCTCCCGACGTGACCACTTATCTCGGCAAAGGAAAGCTCGCCGAACTCGAGCAGCTTGCCGGCAGCACCGATGCCGACGTTGTCCTCTTCGACAACGATCTCTCGCCGGCTCAAATCCGCAATCTGGAGGAGGCCCTCGGAATCAAGGTGGTCGACCGCACCGAATTGATTCTCGATATCTTCGCCGGCCGGGCCAAGACCTACGAATCCCGCCTCGCCGTAGAGATGGCCCAGCTTCAATACTCGCTGCCGCGGCTGAAGCGGATGTGGACCCATCTCTCGCGAATCAAAATGGGGATCGGCATGCGCGGTCCCGGCGAAAAGCAGTTGGAAGTCGATCGCCGGCTGGTCGAAAAGCGGATTCACGATTTGGGGAGCGAACTCAAGGGAATCCAGCGCCGCAAAGAGCGCGAGGTCGCCGCCCGCCGCGATCGGATGACCGTTTCCCTCGTCGGCTACACGAACGCCGGAAAGAGCACGCTTTTGAATACGCTCACCGGAAGCGACGTGCTGGCGGAGGACAAACTCTTCGCCACGCTCGACACCCGAACCCGCCGCTGGCAATTGCCGGGCTGGGGACCCGTGCTATTGAGCGACACGGTCGGCTTCATACGCGATCTGCCGCACCATTTGATCGCCAGCTTCAAGGCGACGCTCGAAGAAGCCCGGCAGGCAAATCTGCTGTTGCACGTGGCCGACGCGAGCAATCCGGCGGCCGGCGATCAGATCGCCGCCGTTTACGACGTGCTCGAGGAGCTGGGGATCGAGGCCAAAGACACGATCCTGGTGCTCAATAAGGTCGATGCCGCGGAACCGCGGAATTTGAA
- a CDS encoding ATP-grasp domain-containing protein, giving the protein MGPAIGVSNFCNEQADETILIVGASARAAAMSARRGGLNPWAADLFADLDLRSCCPVERIDAYPEGLEQALAAAPPGPWMYTGALENHPALVDRMAAFRPLIGVGGEALRAVRDPRRVAAAVRAAGFSAPRCSLHVDGVPTDGSWLSKPLASAGGSRIEPWLGGPANSLSAPHRYFQEFIEGLPASAVYIGTGNEAICLGLTRQLIGMPWCGTGMSSSDRFRYCGSIGPLAVSPDASDRIHELGIVLARAFDLVGLFSVDLISNGDQIWPIEVNPRYTASVEVLERAYGINAVSLHVAACRRSSDDEKTLSANVASSAFECRNRVATGKAVLYSTASWLVGADFSEWAERQNQGHDWPILADIPATGTAIRPGHPIITVLVGGCDEPSVVSSLQQLAAAAYEKVAVGEADANNCPVPLS; this is encoded by the coding sequence ATGGGTCCTGCTATTGGTGTCAGCAATTTTTGCAATGAACAAGCGGACGAGACGATCCTAATCGTCGGGGCGAGCGCCCGAGCGGCGGCGATGTCGGCCAGGCGCGGCGGCTTAAACCCTTGGGCCGCCGACTTGTTTGCCGATCTCGACCTGCGGTCGTGCTGCCCCGTCGAGCGGATCGACGCCTATCCGGAGGGATTGGAACAGGCGCTGGCTGCGGCGCCGCCCGGGCCGTGGATGTACACCGGGGCGCTGGAAAACCATCCGGCGCTGGTGGACCGCATGGCCGCCTTTCGGCCGCTGATTGGCGTCGGCGGCGAGGCACTGCGGGCCGTGCGCGATCCGCGGCGCGTGGCGGCGGCAGTGCGCGCGGCCGGTTTTTCCGCTCCGCGATGCTCGCTGCACGTGGACGGGGTGCCGACCGACGGCTCGTGGCTTTCCAAGCCGCTGGCCTCGGCCGGCGGAAGTCGCATTGAACCTTGGCTGGGCGGTCCTGCGAATTCGCTGAGTGCGCCTCACCGCTATTTTCAAGAGTTCATCGAAGGCTTGCCGGCCAGCGCGGTCTACATCGGCACCGGCAATGAAGCAATCTGCCTGGGCCTGACTCGCCAACTGATTGGTATGCCCTGGTGCGGGACCGGCATGAGTTCCAGCGACCGATTTCGCTATTGCGGCTCGATCGGTCCGCTTGCGGTTTCGCCGGACGCCAGCGACCGCATTCATGAACTTGGTATCGTATTGGCTAGGGCATTCGATCTCGTCGGCTTGTTCAGCGTCGATCTGATATCGAACGGCGATCAGATTTGGCCGATCGAAGTCAATCCGCGCTACACCGCGTCGGTCGAAGTCTTGGAACGGGCGTACGGAATAAATGCCGTTTCATTGCACGTCGCGGCCTGTCGGCGATCGTCGGACGACGAAAAAACACTTTCCGCGAATGTTGCGTCGTCGGCATTTGAATGCCGAAATCGCGTGGCCACTGGCAAAGCAGTGTTGTACTCCACAGCCAGTTGGCTCGTTGGCGCGGATTTCTCCGAGTGGGCCGAACGGCAGAATCAGGGGCACGATTGGCCGATCCTGGCCGATATTCCGGCGACTGGCACTGCCATCCGACCCGGGCACCCGATAATCACGGTCCTAGTGGGTGGCTGCGATGAACCGTCGGTTGTTTCGAGTCTCCAACAATTGGCCGCCGCGGCGTATGAAAAGGTTGCCGTAGGAGAGGCCGACGCGAACAATTGCCCGGTTCCATTGTCTTAG
- a CDS encoding CAP domain-containing protein — MFPALMKLATVVLMAVEATTTSTIPVTPRIDLHPVEKAIVDGTNAQRALYGLPALQIDMSLEQTARNHAAWMTNSHNLQHSSIGVAENIAWGQRSAEEAMSSWMSSSGHRANILNPSYRRIGVAAYTATDGSCYWCQQFLQ, encoded by the coding sequence ATGTTTCCGGCTCTGATGAAGCTCGCGACGGTGGTTTTGATGGCCGTGGAAGCCACGACAACATCGACGATCCCGGTAACGCCGCGAATTGATCTTCACCCCGTGGAAAAGGCGATTGTGGACGGTACAAACGCCCAGCGGGCACTGTACGGCCTGCCGGCCTTGCAAATCGACATGTCGCTCGAGCAAACCGCCCGCAACCACGCGGCTTGGATGACGAATAGCCATAACTTGCAGCATTCGTCGATCGGCGTGGCGGAGAATATCGCCTGGGGTCAGCGATCGGCGGAAGAAGCCATGTCGTCGTGGATGAGTTCGTCAGGGCATCGGGCAAATATCCTCAATCCAAGCTACCGGCGGATCGGCGTGGCCGCCTATACTGCCACGGATGGGTCCTGCTATTGGTGTCAGCAATTTTTGCAATGA
- the fae gene encoding formaldehyde-activating enzyme → MSMFVGEALAGEGNEIAHIDLLIGDKDGPVGVAFANALARQSQGHSNLLAVLTPNLAVKPSTVLVTKVTIKGAKQAVQMFGPAQSAVAKAVADSVADGVIPKNQVESLVIVCGVFIHWEASDDKKIYEFNYKATKDAISNAMKGKPTIDEVLAGKESAHHPFRGF, encoded by the coding sequence ATGTCGATGTTCGTCGGAGAAGCCCTGGCTGGAGAGGGCAATGAGATTGCCCACATCGATCTGTTGATTGGCGACAAGGATGGCCCAGTCGGCGTGGCGTTCGCCAACGCCTTGGCTCGGCAAAGCCAAGGGCACTCCAATCTATTGGCGGTGCTAACGCCGAATCTGGCCGTGAAGCCGTCCACTGTGCTCGTCACCAAGGTGACGATCAAGGGAGCCAAGCAGGCCGTCCAGATGTTCGGTCCGGCTCAGTCTGCGGTCGCCAAGGCGGTGGCCGATTCGGTCGCGGACGGCGTGATCCCCAAAAATCAGGTGGAAAGTCTGGTAATCGTCTGCGGCGTGTTCATTCATTGGGAAGCCTCCGACGACAAGAAGATCTACGAATTCAACTACAAGGCCACGAAAGACGCGATCTCCAATGCCATGAAGGGCAAGCCGACCATCGACGAGGTGTTGGCCGGCAAGGAATCGGCGCACCATCCGTTCCGCGGATTCTGA
- a CDS encoding NAD(P)-dependent methylenetetrahydromethanopterin dehydrogenase, translated as MAHPKILIQLDSDPQPSVFDAVVAIDAGVDQLLRHGGVTVELVRDLVYGGMFTRSPADLKSTAIFIGGSNVAAAERILAEVRKSFFGPLRMSVLLDANGANTTAAAAVLAASRQMPLAKTQALVLAGTGPVGSRVARLLAGAGAVVRIGSRDLERAESVGRAVIERVPSADVSSFVISGEDGLRSALDGVQLVIAAGPPGVTLLPAAIRRACPTLQAAIDLNAVPPLGIEGVEATDRARSLDGITAFGAIGVGGLKMKIHKRAIQRLFESNDRVLDAEEVLELAAEESGQ; from the coding sequence ATGGCCCATCCCAAAATCCTGATCCAGCTCGACAGCGATCCGCAGCCGAGTGTGTTTGATGCCGTCGTGGCGATTGATGCCGGGGTGGATCAGCTTTTGCGGCACGGCGGAGTGACTGTCGAACTGGTGCGTGATCTCGTTTACGGCGGGATGTTTACGCGGTCACCCGCCGATTTGAAATCGACGGCCATCTTCATCGGCGGCTCGAACGTGGCGGCAGCGGAACGGATTCTGGCCGAGGTCCGCAAGTCGTTCTTTGGTCCGCTGCGAATGTCCGTGCTGTTGGATGCTAACGGCGCGAACACGACGGCGGCGGCGGCCGTGCTCGCCGCGTCGCGCCAAATGCCGCTTGCGAAAACGCAAGCGCTCGTTCTCGCGGGAACCGGTCCCGTTGGCAGCCGAGTCGCGCGGCTGCTGGCCGGCGCGGGAGCGGTCGTGCGAATTGGTTCGCGCGATCTCGAACGGGCGGAATCCGTTGGTCGCGCCGTCATAGAGCGAGTTCCATCCGCCGACGTTTCATCGTTCGTCATCTCTGGAGAGGATGGTTTGAGATCGGCCCTGGATGGCGTTCAGCTCGTGATCGCCGCCGGTCCCCCGGGCGTGACTTTGCTGCCGGCGGCAATTCGCCGCGCGTGCCCGACGTTGCAAGCAGCCATTGATCTCAACGCGGTTCCACCACTGGGCATCGAAGGGGTCGAGGCGACAGATCGGGCGCGGTCGCTGGATGGGATCACCGCTTTCGGTGCGATCGGCGTCGGCGGACTAAAGATGAAGATTCACAAACGAGCCATCCAGCGGCTGTTTGAATCGAACGATCGAGTGCTCGACGCAGAAGAAGTACTGGAACTCGCGGCGGAGGAAAGTGGGCAGTAA
- a CDS encoding AI-2E family transporter, whose translation MARIITLIGLIVLVVALGFLFIQVMIGFLLPLFLAVLLTILFRPLHIAIINRLHGYDRIAAAITTVLILVIVLAPVGFVVFRASADAVSFLADQGGRKAREQSSSSAANDRGDGVAAEAAPNVPTQLDKLIEPINKRFDLEITPSEIHKMIAARVNDWFGPLALKTPSYLAGFLVNAFVTVFALYYFLADGKDLVAASTELVPLESKYQQELIAQFVDMSRAVATATILTALLQGVLDAIAYYFAGLEAVVLLMILTVFASFVPIVGSAIVWGSCSVWLMVGDHVPAGIALAIFCFLVALVADNVVKPLILHGQANLHPLLALLSVLGGVAAMGPLGIFVGPMAVSFLQTGLRMLNVELDSLRKSPKKTRDSGVGARD comes from the coding sequence ATGGCCCGCATCATCACGCTGATCGGTCTGATCGTTTTAGTCGTGGCCCTCGGATTCCTTTTCATCCAAGTGATGATCGGTTTTCTTCTGCCGCTGTTCTTGGCAGTGCTGTTGACGATTCTGTTTCGACCGTTGCACATCGCAATCATCAACCGCCTACATGGGTACGACCGAATTGCCGCGGCGATCACCACGGTGCTAATCCTTGTGATCGTGCTTGCGCCTGTCGGCTTCGTCGTGTTCCGTGCCTCAGCGGACGCCGTGAGCTTCCTTGCCGATCAAGGCGGGCGGAAAGCTCGCGAGCAGTCGTCCTCGTCGGCGGCGAACGACCGTGGAGATGGCGTGGCGGCGGAAGCCGCGCCGAACGTTCCTACCCAGCTCGACAAGCTGATCGAGCCAATCAACAAGCGATTCGACTTGGAGATTACGCCCTCTGAAATACACAAGATGATCGCGGCCAGGGTCAACGATTGGTTTGGCCCATTGGCTTTGAAAACGCCAAGCTACCTCGCCGGCTTTCTGGTCAATGCTTTTGTTACCGTTTTCGCGCTTTACTATTTTCTCGCGGATGGAAAGGACTTAGTCGCCGCAAGCACGGAGTTGGTGCCGCTGGAGTCGAAGTATCAACAGGAACTGATCGCACAATTCGTCGATATGAGCCGGGCCGTGGCGACGGCAACGATCTTGACCGCACTTTTGCAGGGAGTTCTCGACGCGATCGCCTATTACTTCGCCGGACTTGAGGCCGTGGTTTTGCTCATGATTTTGACGGTGTTTGCGTCGTTTGTGCCGATCGTTGGATCGGCCATCGTCTGGGGTTCGTGCTCCGTATGGCTTATGGTCGGAGACCATGTGCCAGCCGGGATCGCGTTGGCTATCTTTTGCTTTCTGGTCGCCCTCGTCGCGGATAACGTCGTTAAGCCGTTGATTCTGCACGGCCAGGCGAACTTGCACCCGCTGCTCGCGCTGTTGAGTGTGCTGGGCGGGGTCGCGGCGATGGGGCCGCTGGGGATTTTCGTCGGGCCAATGGCCGTGTCGTTTTTGCAGACCGGCTTGAGAATGTTGAACGTCGAGCTGGATAGCCTACGGAAGTCGCCGAAAAAAACGCGGGATTCGGGAGTCGGGGCTCGGGACTAG
- a CDS encoding lysylphosphatidylglycerol synthase domain-containing protein, protein MPFPRKWPLLAIKIAILALLVWGVHRTLGDAYDKLRDQPLHLNPLWLIVSGILYLVAMVPSVLFWHRVLHVLGQEAGLLKTLRAYYIGHLGKYVPGKALVVVLRAGMVRGERVHGGVAAATVFVETLTMMASGSFIAAALVAILYREHWLYVAGAVVCMFAAGLPTLPPVFAYLVRLTRIGRGAAEAGVDLNRIDYGTLLLGWLGTGIGWFISGLSLWATLRGMGETALGPIDGLPFLTMIVAISVVAGFISMIPGGLGSRDLVMLELLHLRLGDTVALVSTVLLRLVWLGAELAISAVLYPLRSRA, encoded by the coding sequence GTGCCCTTTCCTCGCAAATGGCCGCTCCTGGCGATCAAGATCGCGATACTTGCGCTCCTGGTTTGGGGCGTTCATCGCACGTTGGGCGATGCGTACGACAAGCTCCGCGATCAGCCGCTCCACCTTAATCCGCTTTGGCTCATCGTGTCGGGCATCTTGTATCTGGTCGCGATGGTCCCGAGCGTGTTGTTCTGGCATCGAGTCTTGCACGTGCTCGGTCAAGAGGCGGGGCTGCTGAAAACGCTGCGGGCCTATTACATCGGCCATTTGGGAAAATACGTCCCCGGCAAGGCGCTGGTGGTCGTGTTGCGGGCCGGAATGGTTCGCGGCGAGCGGGTGCACGGCGGTGTGGCGGCGGCGACGGTGTTCGTCGAAACCCTTACCATGATGGCCTCGGGTTCGTTCATCGCCGCTGCATTAGTCGCCATCTTGTACCGGGAACATTGGCTCTACGTCGCCGGCGCGGTCGTCTGCATGTTCGCGGCGGGTCTGCCGACGCTGCCGCCGGTCTTTGCCTATTTGGTTCGCCTGACACGAATCGGCCGCGGGGCTGCCGAAGCGGGCGTCGATCTCAATCGAATCGACTATGGCACGCTGCTCCTCGGTTGGCTCGGCACCGGGATTGGCTGGTTCATCTCCGGCTTGAGCCTTTGGGCGACGCTCCGCGGTATGGGGGAAACCGCGCTCGGGCCGATCGACGGACTGCCCTTCCTCACCATGATCGTCGCAATCTCGGTCGTCGCCGGCTTTATTTCGATGATCCCCGGAGGCCTCGGATCGCGCGATCTGGTCATGCTGGAACTGCTCCATTTGCGGTTGGGCGATACGGTGGCCCTAGTCTCCACGGTGCTGCTACGTCTCGTTTGGCTGGGAGCGGAACTGGCAATCTCCGCGGTGCTTTACCCGTTGCGGTCGAGAGCCTAA
- a CDS encoding glycosyltransferase family 2 protein: MLSAVIPLFNEAESLATLHKELVAVADAQGYDLEILFVDDGSTDGSWTAVQRLVKLDKRVRGIRFRRNFGKAAALSAGFRAARGDLIVTLDADLQDDPREIPRLLAVMEGDCDVVSGWKQVRHDPWHKVLPSRIFNWLVSWLTGVYLHDHNCGLKCYRREVFSEVRLYGELHRFVPVLAAARGFRVGELPIAHRPRKFGRSKYGMRRFVKGFLDLLTVKFLTGFGQRPQHLLGAIGLFCFSLGVLGLAYLAGFWVVQEIRGIDPRLHERPALIYSIGALLFGAQLMSIGFLAELIIAYTGRDAETYSVAERAGELDDEPAHDSADGSARKHHDTPA; encoded by the coding sequence GTGCTCTCCGCCGTCATACCGCTGTTCAACGAAGCTGAAAGTCTCGCGACGCTCCACAAAGAGCTGGTCGCGGTCGCTGACGCTCAGGGATACGACCTGGAGATCCTCTTCGTCGACGACGGTTCGACGGACGGTTCCTGGACGGCGGTTCAGCGGTTGGTGAAACTCGACAAGCGCGTGCGCGGGATTCGCTTCCGCCGCAATTTTGGCAAAGCGGCCGCGTTGAGCGCCGGTTTTCGCGCTGCCCGCGGAGACTTGATCGTCACGCTCGACGCCGATCTGCAAGACGATCCGCGCGAAATCCCGCGGCTCTTGGCCGTGATGGAAGGGGATTGCGACGTGGTGAGCGGCTGGAAGCAAGTGCGGCACGACCCGTGGCACAAAGTCCTGCCGTCGCGAATCTTCAACTGGCTCGTGAGCTGGCTCACGGGAGTGTATCTGCACGACCACAATTGCGGGCTAAAGTGCTACCGCCGCGAGGTGTTCTCGGAAGTGCGGCTGTATGGCGAGCTGCACCGGTTCGTGCCGGTGCTCGCGGCGGCCCGCGGATTCCGAGTCGGCGAGTTGCCGATCGCCCATCGCCCGCGGAAATTCGGCCGCTCGAAGTATGGCATGCGGCGGTTCGTGAAAGGATTCTTGGATTTGCTGACGGTGAAATTCCTGACCGGCTTCGGCCAGCGGCCGCAGCATCTGCTCGGGGCAATCGGACTGTTTTGTTTTTCGCTCGGAGTGCTGGGGCTGGCGTATCTGGCCGGCTTTTGGGTCGTGCAGGAAATCCGCGGGATCGATCCCAGATTGCACGAACGGCCGGCGCTCATTTACTCGATCGGCGCGCTGTTGTTTGGCGCCCAGCTTATGTCGATCGGGTTTCTGGCCGAATTGATCATCGCCTACACGGGACGCGATGCGGAAACATATTCCGTCGCGGAGCGCGCGGGTGAACTTGACGACGAACCTGCCCACGACTCTGCCGATGGATCTGCCCGAAAGCACCACGATACGCCTGCCTGA
- a CDS encoding RluA family pseudouridine synthase encodes MPDPDLEILYEDPSCLAVLKPAGLSTQSPAGIDSLEDRARDWLRSRAIEAGAAAEEAYLGLPHRLDRPVSGVILFAKTRRAARIISRQFERRLVRKIYWACLEGTVEPAEGTWTDFIRKVPGEPRAEVVAAGDPNAQQAVLHYRTIKAGSLEFARRGSCLEIELETGRMHQVRIQAASRRHPLAGDAQYSAATSFGPQTADPRERAIALHARSLTFRHPETNESLTVTAPLPAAWAQLGLPAS; translated from the coding sequence ATGCCCGATCCTGACCTGGAGATTCTCTACGAGGATCCCAGTTGCCTGGCGGTGCTGAAGCCGGCGGGGCTGTCGACCCAATCCCCAGCCGGGATAGATTCGCTAGAAGATCGCGCGCGCGATTGGCTGCGCAGCCGAGCCATCGAGGCCGGCGCGGCGGCGGAGGAAGCATATCTCGGCTTGCCGCATCGCTTGGATCGACCGGTCTCCGGAGTGATCCTGTTTGCCAAGACGCGGCGGGCGGCGCGGATCATTTCGCGGCAATTCGAGCGGCGGCTGGTGCGCAAGATCTATTGGGCTTGTCTCGAAGGAACGGTCGAACCGGCCGAGGGAACTTGGACTGATTTTATCCGCAAGGTGCCCGGCGAGCCGCGGGCCGAGGTGGTCGCAGCCGGCGACCCGAATGCCCAACAAGCCGTCCTCCATTACCGCACGATCAAAGCTGGCTCGCTCGAATTCGCGCGGCGCGGTTCCTGCCTGGAGATCGAATTGGAAACCGGCCGCATGCATCAGGTGCGGATTCAGGCCGCCAGCCGCCGTCATCCGCTCGCCGGCGACGCGCAATACAGCGCGGCGACGTCCTTTGGCCCGCAGACGGCGGACCCGCGCGAGCGGGCGATCGCCTTGCACGCGCGAAGCCTGACGTTCCGTCACCCGGAGACCAACGAGTCGCTCACCGTGACCGCTCCGCTGCCGGCGGCATGGGCTCAACTCGGGCTCCCCGCTTCGTAG
- a CDS encoding Gfo/Idh/MocA family oxidoreductase, with protein sequence MGTINRRRFLEDSMLATAAAAAMAASAGPSELLADDVKSSKSPNERLICAVIGCNGRGGEHIKEWSKREDVEIGTICDIDTKVGYNRCEEIGKNHRKPKYVQDLRKLFEDKSVDFVSIATPNHWHSLAAIWAMQAGKDVYVEKPVSHNVSEGRRDVQTAARHQRICQAGTQSRSSPGLHKAIAYLRDGKLGEVKLARALCYKRRGTIGPKGNYPIPPEVDYDLWSGPAPIKPLTRPKFHYDWHWQWDYGNGDIGNQGIHQMDIARWGLGEKSLSSSILTYGGRFGYEDAGETANTQVAIQEFADGKTLVFEVRGLETAPMLKWTTENGKEERAMTAVFFYGTEGTMVCPSYSDASIFDPSGKLVMSFKGGGDHFGNFLKGVRSRKMEDLNAPILEGHISSALCHLGNVDYRLGDLHSPGEALERLKSIKTNENVQETLDRVIAHLSDNKVKFDDRTKLQIGASLAFDPQSETFVNNSLVNNAQANAFLTREYRAPFVVPTADNA encoded by the coding sequence ATGGGCACGATCAACAGGCGGCGGTTCTTGGAAGATTCGATGTTGGCCACTGCGGCCGCGGCCGCGATGGCGGCGAGCGCCGGCCCGAGCGAATTGTTGGCCGACGACGTGAAGTCGAGCAAGAGCCCGAACGAACGCCTGATCTGTGCCGTGATCGGCTGCAATGGCCGCGGCGGGGAGCATATCAAGGAATGGAGCAAACGCGAGGACGTCGAGATCGGCACCATCTGCGATATCGACACGAAGGTGGGCTATAACCGTTGCGAGGAGATCGGCAAGAACCATCGCAAGCCGAAATACGTTCAAGACCTTCGCAAGTTGTTCGAGGATAAATCCGTCGACTTCGTCAGCATCGCCACTCCGAACCACTGGCATTCGCTGGCCGCGATCTGGGCCATGCAGGCCGGCAAGGATGTGTACGTCGAAAAACCGGTGAGCCACAACGTGAGCGAAGGTCGGCGCGACGTGCAGACCGCCGCAAGGCACCAGCGCATCTGCCAGGCCGGCACGCAAAGCCGATCGTCTCCCGGCTTGCACAAAGCGATCGCCTATCTCCGCGACGGTAAACTCGGCGAAGTGAAGCTAGCGCGGGCGCTGTGTTACAAGCGCCGGGGCACCATCGGACCGAAGGGGAATTATCCGATTCCACCGGAAGTCGATTACGATCTGTGGAGTGGCCCGGCGCCGATCAAGCCGCTCACGCGTCCGAAGTTCCACTACGATTGGCACTGGCAATGGGATTACGGCAACGGCGACATCGGCAATCAAGGCATTCATCAGATGGACATCGCTCGCTGGGGGCTCGGGGAAAAATCGCTTTCGTCGAGCATCCTCACCTACGGCGGCCGATTCGGCTACGAAGACGCCGGCGAAACGGCGAATACCCAGGTCGCGATTCAGGAATTCGCCGACGGCAAGACGCTGGTGTTCGAGGTTCGCGGGCTGGAAACCGCGCCGATGCTGAAATGGACGACGGAAAACGGGAAAGAGGAGCGGGCCATGACGGCCGTGTTCTTCTACGGCACCGAAGGAACGATGGTCTGCCCGAGCTATTCCGACGCTTCGATCTTCGATCCTAGCGGAAAGCTGGTGATGAGCTTCAAGGGAGGCGGCGATCATTTCGGCAACTTCCTCAAGGGGGTCCGCAGCCGCAAGATGGAGGATTTGAACGCGCCCATTCTGGAAGGACATATCTCCAGCGCACTGTGCCATCTGGGCAATGTCGACTATCGACTCGGCGACCTACATTCGCCCGGCGAAGCGCTCGAACGGCTCAAGAGCATCAAGACGAACGAGAACGTGCAGGAGACGCTCGATCGCGTGATCGCGCATCTGTCGGACAACAAGGTGAAGTTCGACGACCGCACGAAACTGCAGATCGGCGCGAGCTTGGCTTTCGACCCGCAATCCGAAACGTTCGTGAACAATTCGCTCGTGAACAACGCGCAGGCCAACGCATTCCTGACTCGCGAGTATCGTGCGCCGTTCGTCGTGCCGACTGCGGACAACGCGTAG
- a CDS encoding lactonase family protein produces MATTRLVSAADQQPEEQPTKVANPHSLFVYIGTYTHGKGEHSASKGIYTCRFDLATGKLTIAGVTPSVEPSFLAIDPSRRFLYAVNEIENFGGKKAGGVSAFAIDLKSGELKPLNQQSSEGGGPCHLSVDRQGKHVLVANYGGGSLAVLPIEKYGRLGKATAFVQHQGSSVDPQRQEGPHAHSISLDAANHFALAADLGLDKLFVYRFDPEKGTLTPNNEPWAKLARGSGPRHFVFAGERFVYVINEMASTITAFAYDAEHGTLKSLQTVSTLPTGFSGSNTTAEIEIHPSGRFLYGSNRGHNSIVTFSIDPTSGLLTYVGHQPCGGKTPRSFGIDPTGTYLLAANQDSDSVVVMRIDPQTGKLTPTGDTVQIGMPVCVKMIPAPD; encoded by the coding sequence ATGGCGACGACGCGGCTTGTATCGGCGGCGGACCAACAACCCGAGGAGCAACCGACGAAGGTTGCAAACCCCCATTCGCTTTTCGTCTACATTGGCACTTACACGCATGGGAAGGGCGAACACAGCGCGAGCAAGGGAATTTATACATGCCGGTTCGATCTGGCGACTGGCAAGCTGACGATCGCGGGAGTGACGCCGTCCGTCGAGCCATCGTTTCTGGCGATCGATCCCTCGCGGCGGTTTTTGTATGCCGTGAATGAGATCGAGAACTTCGGCGGCAAGAAGGCCGGTGGAGTGAGCGCGTTTGCGATCGATTTGAAGTCGGGCGAATTGAAGCCGCTCAATCAGCAATCGTCCGAAGGAGGCGGCCCGTGCCATCTGTCCGTCGATAGGCAGGGTAAGCACGTGCTGGTGGCCAACTACGGCGGAGGCAGCCTCGCCGTGCTGCCAATCGAAAAGTATGGCCGGCTCGGCAAGGCGACGGCGTTCGTGCAGCACCAGGGTTCGAGCGTCGATCCCCAGCGGCAAGAAGGTCCGCACGCCCATTCGATAAGCTTAGATGCGGCCAACCACTTCGCACTGGCCGCTGATTTGGGATTGGACAAGTTGTTCGTCTACCGCTTCGACCCCGAAAAAGGCACGCTCACGCCTAACAACGAGCCCTGGGCCAAACTGGCGCGCGGCTCCGGCCCGCGGCATTTTGTGTTTGCGGGAGAGCGGTTCGTCTATGTGATCAACGAAATGGCTTCGACGATCACTGCGTTTGCCTACGATGCCGAGCATGGAACACTCAAGTCATTGCAGACCGTTTCCACGTTGCCGACCGGCTTCTCCGGCAGCAACACCACTGCCGAGATTGAGATTCATCCCTCGGGCCGATTCCTCTATGGCTCGAATCGCGGGCACAACAGCATCGTGACTTTCTCGATCGACCCGACAAGCGGGCTCCTGACCTACGTCGGCCATCAACCGTGCGGCGGCAAGACGCCGCGGAGCTTCGGCATCGATCCGACCGGGACTTATTTGCTCGCGGCGAATCAAGACTCGGACAGCGTCGTCGTGATGCGGATCGACCCCCAGACGGGCAAGCTGACCCCGACGGGCGACACGGTGCAAATCGGTATGCCGGTATGCGTGAAGATGATCCCGGCGCCCGACTGA